A stretch of DNA from Deltaproteobacteria bacterium GWA2_45_12:
AGGGCGTTATCCATCCGAAATTTATTTTGCCTATTTTCAAAATGGAACCAATACCTATGCCCCTCTTTCCACGCTTCGTTCTTATTATGAAGAAGTGATCACCTATCCCAAAATAAAAGGCCTCTTTATTTCTACACGCCCAGATTGTATTAATGATGAAATTGTTTCCCTTTTGTCAGAACTTAATCAAAAGACCTATTTGTGGATTGAAATGGGGGTACAAAGCCATCGCAATGATCGATTGCAACAAATAAATCGGGCCCACACCATTGAAGAATTTGAAGAAGCTCTTCAGTTACTAAATCAGGCCAAAATTAATGTGTGTGCCCATGTCATGATTGGATTACCTGGGGAAACACGGGAGGAAAATATAGAAAAAGCCCTTTATTTTTCACGCCAACCCATTTGTGGTCTTAAAATTCATAACACGGTTGTTTTCAAGGGGACCCCTCTTCAAAAACAGTATGACCAAAAAATGTATGAACCTCTTACTTTGGAAGAGTACACACACCAGTGTGTCGATTTTATCGAACATTTGCGTCCGGATATTACCATTGCCCGCTTAAATGCCCATGGTCCACGACATTTAACCATTGCTCCTTTGTGGTCTGTGAACAAAATGGCCACCATGAATGCCATTCATGACGAACTTGAGAGAAGAGAGACTTGGCAGGGGAAGAAGCTGTAGGGGCGATCCTCGCTTGTCCGCCCTTGGAGGATGATCGCCCGTTGACGGTATGACAGGTCGCGACCTGTCACTACAAGGGCGAACACCCACCAAAGGCGGGCAGGCAAGGTTCGCCCGTACGGTTCCCTATTTGTCATGGATAAGAGGGTTTGCTATAAGGTTTTAACATTTCATGTTTCAAAAAATAAAATACCTCTTTCTTGTTTTTGTCGCGATCATTGGCTTGTTTTTGGCCAAAATTTTCTTTTTGGATATTCCATCCTTAAAAGTTTTAAATCCTCACAAAACGGCTTTGATGCAAGCCAAGGGTGGGCCTATCACCCAAACCTGGGTGGAGTTTGATCAAATCCCTTATCATCTTAAAAGAGCCATTGTCCTTGCCGAAGACAGCCGGTTTTATGAGCATGGGGGAGTTGATTATAAAGCCTTGAAACTTTCGTTTAAAAAAAATGTGAAGAAGGGAAAATATGTTCGTGGGGGGTCAACGATTACCATGCAACTGGCCAAAAATCTTTATTTAACCCCGAAGAAAGCCCTGTGGCGCAAGGGGCTTGAGATTTTGATGGCGATCCGCATGGAACAGGTGCTAAGTAAAAACCGTATTTTGGAAATCTATTTAAACGTGATTGAATGGGGCCCGGGTATTTATGGAGCAAAGGCAGCCGGCCAACATTATTTCCGTAAATCGGCAAGCGAATTAAACCCGGATGAATCGGCTTTTTTGGCGGCCATTATTCCAAGCCCCATCAAATGGGGCAAAAGAATGTCTCCCGGAGGGCCGTACATTCAAAAAAGAACAAACCGCATTGCACGGCTGCTTAATTTGAATCCATCAGTGAATAAAAAAGAAATTGAGCGCGAAATTGAAGAGGCCAGAAAGGAAGAGGAAAAGGCTGAAATGATGGAAGATGGAGCTATTCCGGATGAATTATTTTATTAAATAACGAGTGACCCTTCGACTACGCTCAGGGTGTCCTTTGTGTTTTAATTGGACATGGTGTCCGCCGGAGGACGGATCAGCCTCCGGCTGAAGCCTAAGTCGAACCATGCAAATCTAAAAAGGAGAAACTATGAATGTTCAAAACCCAAATCCAAATCCAACCACTCCCAACAAAAAATTCCCCACATGGGCCAAAGTTCTTATCGGCTTGTTTGTTGTCTTTGTTTTCATGCTGGTGCTGATGGGGGTAGCTTTTAATATGTGTGCCCATTACCTGACCCATGGTGGGGCAGAAAAAGTGTTGGAAAAAGGTTTTGAGAAAATCATCGAAACCCAGGCCAAAAAGGAAGGCAAGGATTTGGGAGATGTGAATATTGATTTTGACAAAGAGGGTTTTTCAATTTCTGACAAAAAAACGGGGGAAGTTTTTTCAATCCAGGCCGGAAAGAAGATTCCTGATAGTTTCCCGAAAGAAATCCCCATTTTTTCACCCTCCACCATCGTTTCAACCGTGGTGATGGGCCCTTCACAAATTGTTGTTTTTGAAACATCGGGTTCTTTTGGGGAGGTTTTTTCTTTTTATCAGAACAGCCTTCCCCAAAAAGGATGGACCAAGATGTTTGACATGAACCCTGATGAACAGACCTCATCGGCTGCTTACCAAAAAGAGCAGGAAATGCTTCATGTGTCGGTTTCTTCAGAGAACAACAAGGTCATGCTGACCCTGAACCATTCCAAGATGAATTAACCATCCCTATGACGACTGAATTTGAAAAAAGAGGGGTGCAAAACCCGAAAATCATCGATTTGATCCGTTTGGATAAATCCGATGATGCCGTGGTTTTGCACATGATTGAACCAAGGCCGTGGCTTAAGACTAAAGGGCATTTTTTGGAAATTGAAGACAAGTTTAACAGTTATTTGGCGTATGTTTTGGATGGTTTTTTGGCAAAACATTACCCCCAGTATGCCGCGAAAATGGTGCGGTTTGTCTTTGAATGTGCCGCTTGCCCAAGCCGCGATGAAGAACCTTTTATAACAGCTATGAAAAGCTATGCTCTTTCACACAATATTGATTTTGAGTTGAAGGTGTTGACCGATGAAGAGAGGGAAAACCTGGCAACGGAATTTGAGTCGAAGCCGTAGGGGCTGTTCCTGCCTGAGGCAGGCACGGCATGAACAGCCCTTACAAGTGAACATGAAATCTTATTTTCTCAAAGTTTTCGTGAGTGTGGGGATTGTTGTTTTTTTGGCCAATCGTATTGGCTGGGGCGATTTGGCTTTGGTGTGGAAAAGTGTGCGCGTTGGGAGTCTGGTTGCCGCTGTATTAGCCAGTTTCTTTTTTTATTTTTTTTCATCCCTTATTTTAAAAATCATTTTTTCTGCCCATGGGCTCAAGCTGAATATAAGGTCCATTTTTCTAATCAATGTGCGCAGCATGTTTTATTCCCTTTTGGTGCCAGGGGATCTGGCTTCAGTGACCTCTCGGTTCCATCATTTCAATAAAAAAATCCGTTTCTCTTCAAATCAATCCGTAGCTCCCCAGATCATGTCCTCCATGCTTTGTGATCGTCTTTTTAATTTGGGGGCCCTGATGTTATGGTTTATGCCGCTTTTGATTGTGGCCCCTTTGCAAGGGGTCGGCAGTGGGTATCAAAAAGTCGGAGCCTTAGTGGGGATATTATTTTTTATTTTCCTGATTCTGGCCCTTAAATTACCTTTGCCTATTTTTCTTTCCATTATTCCCCGTTCCTTTACGCGGGTGCGGCATTTTTTTTCCGAGGCTATTGAAAGTTTTCAGGGGATGCCCGTATCCCTTGTGATGGGGACAGTGGGTCTCTATTTTGCCTACCACATGCTCTTTTTTTGGACTGTGGATGTTTTACTGGTCAAGAGTGTGGGATGGACTATTCCCTGGTTGGAGTTGGCCTCGATTATTTTTTTGGTTCGTTTCATCAGGTTTATTCCGATTAGCATTGGAGGTATTGGCTTAAGAGAGGGTATTTACCCCTTGCTTTTGGCAGGGTATGGACTTTCTTTGGAACAAACGGTTTTTTTCGGATTTTTGGGGTCGTTTCTTGTCATTGTTTCTGGTTTGGTAGGAGGCATTTTAGAAGCTTATGTCTGGTTTGGAGAACATCACTGATATTTTGTTGTATGTTGCGATGAGTGTGGCGTGGATGGCTTCTGTTTTGGGGCTTTACGGGCGGCATCGCGACCTGCCCGCTTTTTTTACAGGGCCCCAAATTTGCAAGCTCGAAGGCCATGGTTGCCAGGTTTTGTTTCGCACCAAAGACGCCGCTGTTTTAGGCCCCCCCAATTCCTTGCTGGGGCTTCTCTTTTTTAGTGCCCTGCCCATTGCTCTTTTTCTGGAAATAAAAATCTGGATTCTTTTTATCGCCAGTGCGTTTTCTTTGCTCATGACATTTTACCTGGGATATTTGCTGATAAGCCAAAAGCTGGAATGCCGCATTTGCTGGACGGGGCATTTTGCCAACGCCACGGTGTGGCTGATGCTTTTGTTGAAAATGGTGGGGTTTTAAAAATGAAAGCTTACAAAACTTATCGCATTTTCATTTTTAGTTTAGCCTTATTTTGTGTTGTAACCGCTTTGGCCACCGAGGTTCTAAACAATCTGCATTTTAAGGTGCAGGGAGAAATTTTTCCGTTTTTTTCATGGTCTCTTTTCTCACGGGTCCCCAACTTAAAAGAAGACTATGGAATCAAAATCAATTCCATCGATGGGCAAGATATAGGTTCGGTATGGTTTCAGGATGCTGAAAGCCATTTCAAAAAAGCCCATGTCATTGATGCCTATGTTACCATCAAAAAAATGGGACTCGCTTTTGAGAATGGCGATGGAGAAAAACTAAAAGAACTCCAAGGTTTTTTTGAAACATATTATCTTGAAGGGAAAAAGGTAAACTATACGCTTGAAAAACGAAGTTTTTATCCATTGAAACGTTTTAAGACGGGTGAATTTGAATCGGAAAAACCCCTATTTTCTAGCAGTCTGTTGACAAACCAAAATTGACCCTTCGACGTGTCCCATTTTTGTAAGGGCAATTCATGAATTGCCCTTACATGAACATGCCCCGTCCCGCAAACGGGCCCCCGCTACGCGGTGGTCGAACCATGCGGTTGATTTAAAATGAAATTGCACTCCATCAGAAAATTATTGTGGAAAAATGAGGGTGTCATCCCTTGGCCCAAGCAATTTCATTTGGCCATCAACCGTTCTTTTTTTATTGTTCAGGCTTTTTATGCCATCCATTTATTTCTTGTAGTCAGTGATTTTAACTTGTGGCTTGAGTGGTCAACGCTTTCCCAAATATTGCCCCAGTGGCCTGTTTATTGGGTTCATCAAACGGGGGTGTCCAGCGCTGTTCATCTTATTTTTTCATTTAATATTATAGCTGCGATCGGAGCCATGTTTTTTCCTGAAAAAAGATGGGCAAGGCTTTTTGCGGCTGTGGCCATTTTTGAATTTTCGGCGTTAGTTCTTTCTTTTGGAAAAACAAACCATACCGAACATGCATGGCTGTGGGTGGCCCTTCTTTTTGTTTTTTTGCCACAAGCCTCTCTGAAACAATTACATGTCTCGGTTAGTTTGGGACGACGTTATCTGCAGGTGTTTTGGTCGGCTCAATTTTTACTTCTTATTTTTTATACCCTGACGGGGTTTTGGAAACTGGTGGCCGGATTTTATCAGTTTTTTTTGGGTGAGACGGGGGCTTTTTCCCTGAATGCTTTGGCCATTCATACGGCTGCGCGGCTTATGGAAACGCACGCAAACAGTTTTTTGGGAAATTTTTTAATCGAGCATCCCTTGATTTCAGGGCCTTTTTTCTGGGGGGCCATTTATCTTGAGTGTGCGGCTTTTTTTGTGGCCTTCAGGCCGCGCTTGCATCGTCAATGGGGCTTGGCGATGATTCTATTCCACATGGCCAATTTTTTGGCCATGACGATCAATTTCAAGAAAAACATCCTTGTGCTGGCTCTTCTTTTTGTCATGAGCCCATTTTTTCCCGAACAATCAAAATGGCTGCGTAATTTTTCTGATTGGCCCCTGATAGGAAGGTTGGTCAAACGATGGGCCCCTTAGTCAGCTATATTGTCCCTTGTTATAATTATGGGCGCTATATCGAGCAGTGCCTCCGTTCCATTTTGCAACAGACTTATTCAAATATTGAAATCGTGGTGATTAATGATGGTTCCACCGACAATAGTGAAAAGATCATTTTGCAATTAGCCACACTCGATAGTCGCATTCGTTATTTTACCCAGGAAAACAGGGGGCTTCTCCCCACCAAAAATCGCGGGGTTTCTGAATCAAAGGGAATCTATTTTTCCTTTGTGGATGCAGATGATTATGTCCCTGCAGAACGAACGCAAAAAATGGTCGAGGTTTTTGAAAAAGACAAGGATGTCGTATTTGTCTACGGCGATGCCTGTGTGGTGGATGAAAAGGGGAAGCCGATTAAAAACTTTTTTGAGGTGTACCCACCCGTTAATGGCGAGTTCAGCGTGGAAATGTTTGCCCATTATTGTTTTGTCGATTTTTCAGCCAGCATGTTTAGGCGAAGTGCTTTTGACAAAACGGGTCCTTTTTGGTCCCTGGCCCCCAGGGGTGAAAGTCAGGATTATTTAAAAATGATGGAAGTGGGTTTGGAAGGAAGGGTTGTTTGTTTAAGGAATACAGTGACCGCTTTTTACAGGCGCCATGGGGAAAATGTCACCGAAGGCCAAATTGAGAAAAAAGTGGAACGGTATGCCTGTCTTCAAAAAAGTTTGGAGGAATTTATCAGACGGCATCCTGGCTTGGAACAGAAGATTGGAGAAAAACGTGTTCTATGGCGCTATGCCCGGTGCCATTTCATGGGGGGGTTTTATGCGGGGTTGGCCAAACGTTGGGATTTGGCCCGAAAAGAATATGCCCGGGCCTTTAGACTTTACCCTTCTTTTGTCAACGCCCTGGCCTGGATTTCGGCCGGAAGGGGAGTGGCCTTCTTGGGATATCCCCTTTACCGGTTAGTGGCTCGAAGGCTATATTAATCGCTTGATCGCTGGGGGGTATTGTGGATATAAGGAACCCCTTTTTGGGGGCGTAGTTCAGTTGGTTAGAACGCCTGCCTGTCACGCAGGAGGTCGCGAGTTCGAGTCTCGTCGCTCCCGCCTTCGCCCCGCTGCGCGGGGCTTCGGCGTGGTAACCCCGCCAAAAAAATTAAGCCCGCAAAAGCGGGCTTTGTTTTTAATACATTAGGTTATTCAAAAAGGTCTGGATGCAAGGCGCACTCAAAATTTTGACCGGAGCGTACCTTTGATGGTACGTGAGGATCAAAATTTTGAGTGCAACGCAGCCCCGAAGGGGTCCCGTAGGGACAGACGGACCTTTTTCAATAACCGGCCTCGGGCGTTTAACTCAGCGGTAGAGTGTCACCCTTACAAGGTGAAGGTCACAGGTTCAAATCCTGTAGCGCCCACAAAAGTACATGCAGGTTCCCCGCCGAAGGCGGGTCCGCCTCTGGCGGAAAATCCTGTAGCGCCCACTTAATTTTTTCTCGACGATGCTTGAAAATTTGGAAGCATTGTAAAAAGGTTTAGGGTCAGTCATAAGAAAGGACATCTTATGGCTTCAAATCACTTATCTCCTGTTCTCCCTTCTGCAACGGGAGTTATCGATAATGCAGGGGACCATTCCCTTCTTGTTTCGCGTGCGCGCCATCAATTTTCTCTGCCAGAAGCTCATCAAGTGGTTATTGATGCCCAATTTTCACCGGAATCGGTGGATGCCGCTCTGACGTGGGTTCCTCCCTTATTACAATTTCCTTTAGGGGCTTTATTTGGTTTGTGGGCCGGACCAACGGGCCGTTATGGAATGGGATATGGCGGTCATAACCCTCGCCTTGGGTTGGGGGGCACCTTGGGAGTTGAAAATGGCGCCCTTGATTTCCCTGTGGGGGACTTTCATGGGGGAATTCTTTCCGGAGCCCAAGTATTCAATGGGGGTATGGTTCCTCCTGATTTTTCTTCGGTTGATTATCAGGTACGGGGAACACTCGAAGCTTTCTCCGTGGGCCATCAAAAATGGCGTCTCGGGATAGGGCCGTTTGTAGGGGGACCGGACTTGTTTTATGGGGGAGGTGTGACTTTTACTTGGAATGGATCTTCTGAAGACAAGCCTATTGAGGAAACGGCCCCTGTTTCTTTCCCGCAATCAGAAGAGGATGTTTCCAAATATTTTTCTGATATTGATTTGCATGTAACCGATGATGATGTGAAAGGTATGCGCGGTTTCAAAGATCTTTATGGAAATTACATCGGCGCACTTAATTCTGTGACGCAAATTGCGGGGATAGAGCCCTTTATGAATCATTCCGGTGTCAAACGGAATGATGCCATCACTTATGTTTTTAATCTGGCCAATTTTGCGGATAAAAACGGCAAAATCCCCGATGAACAAACGCTTCTTCGAAAAATAAAACGTTCCCTCCTTTTTCTGTTCCTGCACGGAGATGCCCAGACAAATCCCTATTATGGTCGCTTTGACCGGTTTCGTTTTTTGGTGACAAAGCATCGCGCCGAAGTGGAAAGGCCCAAGGACGAAAAATTCCAGTGCGGAACAGTTTCGGGAATTGAAAATTACGGGGATGATATTTCAGAATTTCTTTATAGGGCCGGTTTTCATAATGCCACCATTGTCAATGTGATGAGTGATTGCCGTTCGGAAGGGGCCCCTTTTGATTTTAATTTTTCTGGTCGCTTGATCGATGACTTAAAAGCCTTTGTCACCGCCAATCCTTATGCCACCGAGGAAGACATTGTTCCGTTCCTTTCGGGGATCCTTAAAAATTTGGATGAAAACAGGGAAAACCTGCAGGTGGAGCTGGCAAGTCTCTCCGGATTACGGGCCGCCATTGGTCAGGCCCTGACCACAGGCAGTCTGGAACCGCTTCAGGAAGCTCTTATCACCCATTATTATCATCCGCGCATCTATCTTGGATTGGGCAGCGAAGAGGATTATGCGATTTTGTCGCACGAGTTGGGGCATACCTTACAGCTTGTGCGTGCAGAAGGAGGAAAGAGGCATGCCGTTAAGCATTATTCTGAAATGGATGGCTATGTAGAACACACCGAGCGCGGCAAACGTCTGACAGAAGGATTGAAAACCGTTGCGGGAAGTAAACAACAGGATTTGCTAAAAATCCTGGCTTCGGACCGGGCCCGTCGTTTATTGCATAAAGAGGTGGGCGTTTTGTTTCCCACTCTTTTTGTCAGTCATAAAGAAGGGGAAATGCCCACAGAAGCCGATGTGAAAATAGCCTTGAAACATTCCCGCTATTACGAACCTGTTTTGCAGGGATTAAGTCAGGGGTATTTGCGGTGGAAGGAAGGGGGGTTGTATTTGGAAAAGGGATTGTGGCAGTTAGAAATGAAAATAAATCCAAAGACGGGCTTGTTTGATATAAGTGATGCGGCCAAATGGCAAGCGGGCATGATGACCGAGTCAAACAACCCCCTGGCCCCCTATGATCCTGTGAGTTGTGTGCTTATCAAGGAGATTCTGGATGCCCAAAAGGGAGAGTAGTCATAGTGTTCCTATTGTCATAGTGTTCCTATTTGACAAAACAGGAACCTCAGGATAGGGAACCAAGTTCCTAAAACCTCTATTTTCTATTAACTCATGCCATTTTCTAATTTTTGCGCACTGGAAAATAGCATGGGAAAATAGAGGGAAATTTTCGCTGCGCAAAAATTTCGGCCAGGTAGCTTCCGCCAGAGGCGGACAGGCAGTCGGATCTCCTTCGCTACCTGCCACATTGACAATTTGTTTTTCTCGGCCAGGTAGCTCAGTCGGTAGAGCAGAGGACTGAAAATCCTTGTGTCGGCGGTTCAATTCCGTCCCTGGCCACAGTAAAAAGTCCATCCAATACAAAGAGTTGTTGGGTGGATTTTTTATTTCTGGTCTGACCGATTCCCGATCTTGGGACAAATCTTGGGACATTTTGTCCCAGGATTTTTAAACAGCTTCTTTGGCAGGACTTTATTCAAGGATTTAAAATCATTGGTTTGTGATCAAAAAAATAGCCCAAAGCAAGGGTAGTAAAATATCAATAATTTTTTGAGTGGTGGTTTCTTAAAAAGTTTCTCAAGAATTTGAAATCTTGGTTTAGTTTTATTGATACAAAAGGTGGATGAGATTATTCATGACTGTGTTCATCGGATTGTCCTTGAGGCCAAAGCCACGCGACTCCTAAAAATTGAAGCACTGAAAGAAAAAGAAAAGTTGAAAGAACAAACACGTCCGGTGAGTTTTCATCCGAAAATCCGAAAAAAGATTTTTCAATGGAAAGATCAATGTCTTCTGAAAATCTCTTGATAAGCCCATACACTTTCGAAAGGGATGTCCCTCCTTTAAAAGTGAGATGATCTTTCAGCTCGGCTACGTTGAAAACTTGTTCCAGAGCCCACACCACCCAATAATCTTTTTCAATAATGATGGAAGCCATGCCCGTTTTGGGTTCTACGCTAGCGAAGCGTAGGCGTCTTTCATCAAGGGGCATTGAAAAAATTTGAGTCATTTTTCTTCCTTCAGCAATCTGTTGATCAACTCTCTTACCCATATTGGGGCATATTTCAATGCCTTCTTGATTTCTTGTGGGGCAATTTTATCCAGATGCCTTTTCAGAGTCTGTTCCATTTTTTCATCTATTCGTTGCTCCCCAAAGTGGCGCAACGCTTGAATGAGAAGTCCCATTTTAGTTCCGGCCAAGGCTGTATTTTGAGGAGTAGTTCTCCTGAAATTAATTTCTAATTTCCCGATTTTAACTTTTTTAGGAACTCCATCCGTAACATACACCACGCGGGCCGGCACTTGTTCCGAAAACCCCACCGCATTCGCAGCATAAGCTCCTGACT
This window harbors:
- a CDS encoding TIGR01212 family radical SAM protein translates to MFRYKAFSEEIKQVFGQRVDRITLNVGMTCPNVDGTKAKGGCTFCQDVSYLGASFKGRDSLYEQYTKALAYLEGRYPSEIYFAYFQNGTNTYAPLSTLRSYYEEVITYPKIKGLFISTRPDCINDEIVSLLSELNQKTYLWIEMGVQSHRNDRLQQINRAHTIEEFEEALQLLNQAKINVCAHVMIGLPGETREENIEKALYFSRQPICGLKIHNTVVFKGTPLQKQYDQKMYEPLTLEEYTHQCVDFIEHLRPDITIARLNAHGPRHLTIAPLWSVNKMATMNAIHDELERRETWQGKKL
- a CDS encoding monofunctional biosynthetic peptidoglycan transglycosylase; this translates as MFQKIKYLFLVFVAIIGLFLAKIFFLDIPSLKVLNPHKTALMQAKGGPITQTWVEFDQIPYHLKRAIVLAEDSRFYEHGGVDYKALKLSFKKNVKKGKYVRGGSTITMQLAKNLYLTPKKALWRKGLEILMAIRMEQVLSKNRILEIYLNVIEWGPGIYGAKAAGQHYFRKSASELNPDESAFLAAIIPSPIKWGKRMSPGGPYIQKRTNRIARLLNLNPSVNKKEIEREIEEARKEEEKAEMMEDGAIPDELFY